One window from the genome of Lentibacillus daqui encodes:
- a CDS encoding ArsR/SmtB family transcription factor, whose protein sequence is MLQTTIELEKAAGILKLLGDKTRLTMLKLIDEQTCCVCEFVEIFQSSQPSISQHLRKLKDLGLVKEERKGQWIFYSVNNKSEYYSFIKPILDQLPDQDDKLKELEEKGTRISCC, encoded by the coding sequence ATGCTGCAAACTACAATCGAATTGGAGAAAGCTGCCGGTATTTTAAAATTACTTGGCGATAAAACAAGACTGACAATGCTGAAATTAATTGATGAACAAACGTGTTGTGTTTGTGAGTTTGTTGAAATATTTCAATCCAGCCAACCATCTATTAGCCAACATTTACGTAAACTGAAAGATTTAGGGCTGGTTAAAGAAGAAAGAAAAGGACAATGGATATTTTATTCGGTCAATAATAAGAGTGAGTATTATTCATTTATCAAACCAATTCTTGATCAATTACCGGATCAAGATGATAAATTAAAAGAACTGGAAGAGAAAGGTACACGAATTTCTTGTTGTTAA
- a CDS encoding NAD(P)-binding domain-containing protein gives MMNMERIEIKTNCCQLQEELQQESNKQYKKHLPIAVIGAGPVGLAAAAHLASYEQSFILLESGSQVGENILSWEHVQVFSPWKYNIDKTALKLLKKQDWNVPNQDELPTGKELVDQYLKPLANTPEIKKSLFVNTKVISISRKNTDKMKTANRDQQPFVIYAEQGNELAQFEARAVIDATGTWGNPNPANSNGIWLKEEKDIKNQIFYGIPDILGEDKDRYLNKRVAVIGSGHSAINSLLELAKLKEEHPATEIIWVLRKNSVKEAFGGEELDALEARGALGSRIHNLVDANIFEVVTPFRIQRIHEKEGKIELTGESQGELKTISDIDELVVNTGNRPDFSNLSEVRTSIDSATESVKDLAPLIDPNIHSCGTVRPHGEKELRQPEKDFYIVGAKSYGRAPTFLMATGHEQVRSIVAYLSGDYEASEKVELELPETGVCSTNLNAGNSCC, from the coding sequence ATGATGAACATGGAACGTATAGAAATTAAAACGAATTGTTGCCAACTACAGGAAGAGCTACAACAGGAAAGTAATAAGCAATATAAAAAACATTTACCTATTGCAGTCATTGGTGCTGGACCAGTAGGCCTTGCCGCAGCAGCCCATTTAGCCAGTTATGAACAATCATTTATTTTATTGGAATCCGGTTCCCAAGTGGGAGAAAATATTTTATCATGGGAGCATGTCCAAGTCTTTTCACCTTGGAAATATAATATTGATAAGACGGCATTGAAACTTCTTAAAAAGCAAGATTGGAATGTACCGAATCAAGATGAATTGCCTACTGGTAAAGAGTTAGTTGACCAGTATTTAAAACCGTTAGCAAATACACCAGAAATCAAAAAGTCCTTGTTTGTGAATACAAAGGTTATTTCCATTAGCCGCAAAAATACGGACAAAATGAAAACAGCCAATCGAGATCAACAACCTTTTGTGATTTATGCAGAACAAGGTAACGAACTGGCACAATTTGAAGCAAGAGCAGTCATAGATGCAACCGGAACTTGGGGAAATCCCAATCCTGCAAATTCAAACGGAATATGGTTAAAAGAAGAAAAAGATATAAAAAATCAAATTTTTTACGGCATTCCAGATATTCTTGGAGAAGATAAAGACCGTTATCTAAACAAGCGTGTTGCTGTTATCGGAAGTGGTCATTCTGCTATTAATTCGTTATTGGAATTAGCAAAATTAAAAGAAGAACATCCTGCAACAGAAATTATATGGGTTTTAAGAAAAAATAGCGTAAAAGAGGCATTTGGAGGAGAAGAACTGGATGCACTTGAGGCAAGAGGAGCATTAGGAAGTCGTATACACAACTTAGTAGATGCAAATATATTTGAAGTAGTTACTCCTTTTAGAATTCAACGTATACATGAAAAAGAAGGTAAAATAGAGCTGACAGGAGAATCACAAGGAGAGTTAAAAACGATTTCAGATATAGATGAATTGGTTGTCAACACAGGCAATCGACCAGATTTCTCAAATCTAAGTGAGGTAAGAACGAGTATTGATTCAGCAACAGAAAGTGTTAAAGATCTTGCACCTTTGATTGATCCAAATATACACAGTTGCGGAACAGTACGCCCACATGGAGAAAAAGAATTGCGACAACCTGAAAAAGATTTTTATATCGTGGGAGCAAAAAGTTATGGTCGGGCACCAACATTCTTAATGGCAACTGGACATGAACAGGTTCGATCCATTGTAGCTTATTTGTCGGGGGACTATGAAGCCTCTGAGAAAGTCGAACTGGAGTTACCTGAAACAGGTGTATGTAGTACGAATTTAAATGCTGGCAATTCGTGTTGCTGA